A genomic region of Arvicola amphibius chromosome 7, mArvAmp1.2, whole genome shotgun sequence contains the following coding sequences:
- the LOC119819173 gene encoding LOW QUALITY PROTEIN: 60S ribosomal protein L10-like (The sequence of the model RefSeq protein was modified relative to this genomic sequence to represent the inferred CDS: deleted 2 bases in 1 codon): MGRRPARCYRYCKNKPYPKSRFCRGVPDAKIRIFDLGRKKAKVDEFPLCGHMVSDEYEQLSSEALEAARICANKYMVKSCGKDGFHIRVRLHPFHVIRINKMLSCAGAPPPDRHARRLREAAGHRGPGPHRPGHHVHPHQAAEQGARGRSPAQGQVQVPRPPEDPHLQEVGLHQVQRRGVRKQGGGEAPHPRRLRSQIHPGTRSPGQVAGPAFLRTLLADKLHK; encoded by the exons ATGGGTCGTCGCCCGGCTCGCTGTTACCGGTACTGTAAGAACAAGCCGTACCCCAAGTCTCGCTTCTGCCGCGGGGTCCCCGACGCGAAGATCCGCATCTTCGACCTGGGTCGGAAGAAGGCGAAGGTGGACGAGTTCCCGCTCTGCGGCCACATGGTGTCCGACGAGTACGAGCAGCTGTCGTCGGAGGCGCTGGAGGCCGCGCGCATCTGCGCCAACAAGTACATGGTGAAGAGCTGCGGCAAGGACGGCTTCCACATCCGCGTGCGCCTGCACCCCTTCCACGTCATCCGCATCAACAAGATGCTGTCGTGCGCCGGCGCC CCGCCTCCAGACCGGCATGCGCGGCGCCTTCGGGAAGCCGCAGGGCACCGTGGCCCGGGTCCACATCGGCCAGGTCATCATGTCCATCCGCACCAAGCTGCAGAACAAGGAGCACGTGGTCGAAGCCCTGCGCAGGGCCAAGTTCAAGTTCCCCGGCCGCCAGAAGATCCACATCTCCAAGAAGTGGGGCTTCACCAAGTTCAACGCCGAGGAGTTCGAAAGCAAGGTGGCGGCGAAGCGCCTCATCCCCGACGGTTGCGGAGTCAAATACATCCCGGAACGCGGTCCCCTGGACAAGTGGCGGGCCCTGCATTCCTGAGGACTTTGCTGGCAGACAAGTTGCACAAGTGA